One Haloterrigena salifodinae DNA window includes the following coding sequences:
- a CDS encoding cupin domain-containing protein: MTYRKVNYEDVEQVSSAMHFLSDPLETEQVGVTVARCDPGWNSKPHDHTENGHEEVYVLIEGKATVIIDDEPVAMETGDALWIPPSSTRQIRNGDAESAFVLVSAPSIAEEDGDNGEWSLSGFAG; the protein is encoded by the coding sequence ATGACCTACCGGAAGGTAAACTACGAGGACGTCGAACAGGTCTCGAGCGCGATGCACTTCTTATCGGATCCGCTCGAGACCGAGCAGGTTGGGGTGACGGTCGCTCGCTGTGATCCCGGCTGGAACAGCAAACCCCACGATCACACGGAGAACGGCCACGAAGAGGTCTACGTGCTGATCGAGGGGAAGGCGACGGTCATCATCGACGACGAACCGGTCGCGATGGAGACCGGCGACGCGCTGTGGATCCCCCCGTCGTCGACCCGCCAGATCCGCAACGGCGACGCGGAGAGCGCGTTCGTGCTCGTCAGCGCCCCGAGTATCGCCGAGGAAGACGGCGACAACGGAGAGTGGTCGCTTTCGGGCTTCGCCGGCTGA
- a CDS encoding mechanosensitive ion channel family protein — MVQPQLAQQGPVPDWLQDPIAELVTFLPRLIGALVILFIGWIIGRVAARAVRSLADGIELDRMVLETPLGRILGGTERAVSSAFGSLAKWFVYALAILAAANALAIQLLSEWIATAVSYLPAFIAGLLVIVIGFVVADFVGDIIERTRAAAETVYGNWFANGARMFLYFTAIVIGLDTMGIDVSILYVFARALAWGLAAAVAIGAGVAFGWGGKDYVAENIGRWMGRTATVTPDEEGSSGGRSAGSDRSAGSQSRRSDRDPGSEPGPTDDDD, encoded by the coding sequence ATGGTTCAACCCCAACTCGCCCAGCAAGGACCGGTTCCCGACTGGTTACAGGATCCGATCGCGGAACTCGTCACGTTCCTTCCGCGGCTGATCGGCGCGCTGGTGATCCTCTTCATCGGCTGGATTATCGGCCGCGTCGCCGCGCGTGCCGTTCGAAGCCTCGCCGACGGGATCGAACTCGACAGGATGGTCCTCGAGACGCCGCTGGGGCGCATCCTCGGCGGGACGGAACGGGCCGTCTCCAGCGCCTTCGGCTCGCTCGCGAAGTGGTTCGTCTACGCCCTGGCCATCCTCGCGGCCGCCAACGCCCTCGCGATCCAGTTGCTGTCGGAGTGGATCGCGACGGCCGTCTCGTACCTGCCGGCTTTCATCGCCGGACTGCTCGTCATCGTCATCGGCTTCGTCGTTGCCGACTTCGTCGGTGACATCATCGAGCGGACGCGAGCGGCGGCCGAGACGGTCTACGGAAACTGGTTCGCCAACGGCGCCCGCATGTTCCTCTACTTCACCGCGATCGTCATCGGACTCGACACGATGGGGATCGACGTCAGCATCCTCTACGTCTTCGCGCGAGCGCTCGCGTGGGGCCTCGCCGCGGCGGTCGCCATCGGCGCCGGCGTCGCCTTCGGCTGGGGCGGCAAGGACTACGTCGCCGAGAACATCGGTCGCTGGATGGGACGCACCGCCACCGTCACGCCCGACGAAGAAGGCTCGAGCGGGGGCCGCTCGGCCGGAAGCGATCGGTCCGCCGGTAGTCAGTCTCGCCGCTCCGATCGGGACCCCGGCTCCGAGCCCGGACCGACCGACGACGACGACTGA
- the nikR gene encoding nickel-responsive transcriptional regulator NikR, with protein MAVVSVSMPDELLERLDQFADEHGYTGRSEVVREASRNLLGEFEDTRLEDRDLMGIVTVLFDYETTSVEEQMMHLRHEHEDLVASNFHSHVGDHFCMELFVLEGELEDISTFVGKIRATKDALTVDYSVIPVDDFDPFAQGN; from the coding sequence ATGGCAGTCGTCAGCGTCTCGATGCCGGACGAACTCCTCGAGCGACTCGATCAGTTCGCGGACGAACACGGCTACACTGGCCGGAGCGAGGTCGTCCGGGAGGCCTCGCGGAACCTCCTCGGCGAGTTCGAGGACACCCGTCTCGAGGACCGTGATCTGATGGGGATCGTCACCGTTCTCTTCGACTACGAAACGACCAGCGTCGAGGAACAGATGATGCACCTGCGTCACGAACACGAGGACCTCGTCGCCTCGAACTTCCATAGCCACGTCGGCGACCACTTCTGTATGGAACTGTTCGTCCTCGAGGGCGAACTCGAGGATATCTCGACGTTTGTCGGAAAGATCCGCGCGACCAAGGACGCGCTGACGGTCGACTACTCGGTAATTCCCGTCGACGATTTCGATCCGTTCGCACAGGGTAACTGA
- a CDS encoding DUF4382 domain-containing protein, with amino-acid sequence MTTDPTNDDRDDEPYDHDIDRRAFIAAGGTVGATMLAGCAGDATPDDSSDAPDDETDSEETDGPATAGAANFRLLVSDRPADIGDFDRLDVSFDNARIFDGGGEESDDGEGGESETDGEDAETDDEEAADDGDEEESSEDGDDDTSTGDESGDESDANNGESNANDGESDADGDGSDSSDDAVERHRGFYWLDLEGATVDLTQVVGEKAVSVFEGGLSAGSYEKIELHVADVEGVVDGETVPVKVPSEKLQITHAFEVRKDEPLEFVFDINVVKKGNGGYNLTPVISESGVAGEDVDVEEVDDESDDSDEDADDRGDAEENDGETGGSGGNETNDDGSADDGNESGTNS; translated from the coding sequence ATGACGACCGATCCGACGAACGACGATCGAGACGACGAGCCGTACGATCACGATATCGACCGCCGGGCGTTCATCGCCGCGGGCGGCACCGTCGGCGCGACGATGCTGGCCGGCTGCGCCGGCGATGCGACGCCCGACGACTCGAGTGACGCGCCGGACGACGAGACAGACAGCGAGGAGACCGACGGGCCGGCGACCGCCGGCGCGGCGAACTTTCGGCTGCTCGTCAGCGACAGACCCGCCGACATCGGCGACTTCGATCGACTCGACGTGTCCTTCGATAACGCCCGCATCTTCGACGGCGGGGGCGAGGAGTCGGACGACGGCGAGGGTGGCGAGTCCGAGACCGACGGCGAAGACGCCGAAACCGACGACGAGGAAGCGGCCGACGACGGGGACGAGGAGGAATCGTCCGAGGACGGCGACGACGATACATCAACGGGTGACGAATCCGGCGACGAATCGGACGCGAACAACGGCGAATCGAACGCGAACGACGGCGAATCGGACGCAGACGGTGACGGATCCGACTCGAGCGACGACGCCGTCGAGCGACACCGCGGATTCTACTGGCTCGACCTCGAGGGCGCGACGGTTGACCTGACGCAGGTCGTCGGCGAGAAGGCCGTCTCGGTCTTCGAGGGCGGCCTCTCGGCAGGGAGCTACGAGAAAATCGAACTTCACGTCGCGGACGTCGAAGGCGTCGTCGACGGCGAGACGGTGCCCGTGAAGGTGCCGAGCGAGAAACTCCAGATCACCCACGCCTTCGAGGTTCGGAAGGACGAACCGCTCGAGTTCGTGTTCGACATCAACGTGGTCAAGAAAGGAAACGGCGGCTACAACCTGACGCCCGTTATCTCGGAGAGCGGCGTCGCGGGCGAGGACGTCGACGTCGAAGAGGTCGACGACGAATCCGACGATAGCGACGAGGACGCCGACGACCGTGGCGACGCCGAGGAGAACGACGGCGAGACTGGCGGCTCCGGCGGGAACGAAACGAACGACGACGGCAGTGCAGACGACGGCAACGAGAGCGGGACGAACTCGTAG
- a CDS encoding creatininase family protein: MYLANRSWPELGDYVADESLAVVPLGSTEQHGPHLPEGTDHMIAEALAREATDRTGYLCTPPIPIGVSSHHRQFHGTMWVEAPIFRDYVESLSRNLTYHGIDRIVYVNAHGGNVAHLREVGRRLHDDGTAYAIEWMWDESIPELIEEVFETPGPHGGPKETAMIMHIANELVREDHLEDARDGGAVFDYDAERVHGATTFYDCIENSPNGVFGDQTDATPEIGEELFEAATDQLVALLEWLDEQPIEDLMPEPQLEPRSDRRR, encoded by the coding sequence ATGTATCTCGCCAACCGGAGTTGGCCGGAACTCGGCGACTACGTCGCGGACGAGTCGCTCGCGGTCGTCCCGCTGGGCTCGACCGAGCAGCACGGCCCGCACCTCCCCGAAGGAACGGACCACATGATCGCCGAGGCGCTGGCCCGCGAAGCGACCGATCGTACCGGGTACCTCTGTACGCCGCCGATCCCGATCGGCGTCAGCTCCCACCACCGGCAGTTCCACGGGACGATGTGGGTCGAGGCGCCGATCTTTCGGGACTACGTCGAGAGCCTCTCGCGAAACCTCACCTACCACGGCATCGACCGCATCGTCTACGTCAACGCCCACGGCGGCAACGTCGCTCACCTCCGGGAAGTCGGCCGGCGGCTCCACGACGACGGCACCGCCTACGCTATCGAGTGGATGTGGGACGAGTCCATCCCCGAACTGATCGAAGAGGTCTTCGAGACCCCCGGCCCCCACGGCGGCCCCAAGGAGACGGCGATGATCATGCACATCGCGAACGAACTCGTCCGCGAGGACCACCTCGAGGACGCCCGCGACGGCGGCGCCGTCTTCGACTACGACGCCGAGCGAGTACACGGCGCGACCACGTTCTACGACTGCATCGAGAACAGCCCCAACGGCGTCTTCGGCGACCAGACCGACGCGACCCCCGAGATCGGCGAAGAGCTGTTCGAAGCCGCGACGGACCAACTGGTGGCGCTGCTCGAGTGGCTCGACGAGCAGCCGATTGAGGATCTCATGCCGGAACCGCAGCTGGAACCCCGTTCGGATCGCCGTCGATAG